Genomic segment of Sphingomonas telluris:
TTGAGAAGCTCGGGGAGAAGGGCCGACACGCGCGAACATCGCTGGGGTGCGCAACGCTACCGAATGGCAACACAGTAACGCTCGAAGCTGTGGTGCTGCTGAAATAAGCCGTATCCGCATCTTCAGAGACGAGAACGCTCCTATGATCGCCGAGATATTCTTCTCCGCGATCCATCAGATCGCGTCCGCGCATTACACAAGGGCGCAGGTCGACGCGTGGGCGCCTGCGATCCCGGACTCGGAGCGCTTCGTGGTCCGAGGAAGTGACGGCCGAACGATTTTTGTTGCCGTGGACGAGCAAGACAGTCCCATCGCGTTCGGCGACCTGGAGCCGGACGGCCACATCGATCACCTGTTCTGCAGCCCCGCTCACGCAGGAACAGGCGTGACCGCCACCCTCTACGACAGATTGGAGGCGGCAGGGCGCGCGGCCGGAATAGATTTTCTCTATGTCGAAGCGAGCGAACCGGCTCGACGCTTCTTCTTGAAACGCGGATTCCAAGTCGACCACCGTCGCGACTTCGAGATCAGGGGCGTTACCATCCACAATTACAGGATGACCAAGACGCTTCATCAAGATTGAGGGGGATGTGTCCGCGTGAGATCCAACTGGGCACGTAACGGCAGGAATGGTTCGAAAGCGGACGTTAGGCTGTGCGGGTGATCGCAGAGTGAAGGGCAACTTCAGCTGTCGACAACATTCACGAGATTGCCCGCTGGATCACGAAAGAAGAAACGGCGAAGTCCCCACGGCTCCTCGCGCTCGCTATGTTCATGAAGGGCTTCGAGAAGGAAATGCATCGGCGACGGATCGGCTCTCTTTGAAGTAACCTTCATGGTCGGTAATCTGGATCATATGCCGGCTGACCTCGCCGCTAATGTCCACGATCATCACGGCCGACACAATCTTCGCGGACCAGGCTGCCATCGTCACACGCCCGACCG
This window contains:
- a CDS encoding GNAT family N-acetyltransferase; protein product: MRNATEWQHSNARSCGAAEISRIRIFRDENAPMIAEIFFSAIHQIASAHYTRAQVDAWAPAIPDSERFVVRGSDGRTIFVAVDEQDSPIAFGDLEPDGHIDHLFCSPAHAGTGVTATLYDRLEAAGRAAGIDFLYVEASEPARRFFLKRGFQVDHRRDFEIRGVTIHNYRMTKTLHQD